One genomic segment of Marinitoga piezophila KA3 includes these proteins:
- the cas6 gene encoding CRISPR-associated endoribonuclease Cas6 translates to MIEGDTIFYSIVIELKALESGVIPTFPGKKIHGLFFNILKDVDKEISYKLHEDKNYKPFTVSSFLGKKIDEPVTILKGKRYYIRMTFLEEKIFILFTTKIFKNKIFKEKINIEDISFSIIRIIFDKEHSKWANLLTIDDLLKENYDNKISLIFITPTLFKTGDKHLRYPDPEKIFNSLLIKFNKYSPYKLNEKVKEKFNTIKIIQRKTHLKYIYFPNFYLQGFTGNVVFEIPEDNYELKKTANILSDFAFYAGVGYKTTMGLGQTRREEPVNV, encoded by the coding sequence TTGATAGAAGGTGATACTATTTTTTATAGTATAGTCATAGAATTAAAAGCATTAGAAAGTGGGGTTATCCCCACTTTTCCTGGTAAAAAGATACATGGCCTTTTTTTTAATATATTAAAAGATGTTGATAAAGAAATTTCTTATAAACTCCATGAAGACAAAAATTATAAACCTTTTACAGTTTCCTCTTTTCTTGGGAAAAAAATTGATGAGCCAGTAACTATTTTAAAAGGAAAAAGATATTATATAAGAATGACATTTTTAGAAGAAAAAATTTTTATCTTATTTACAACAAAAATATTTAAAAATAAAATTTTCAAAGAAAAAATAAATATTGAAGATATTTCATTTTCAATAATCAGGATAATTTTTGATAAGGAACACAGTAAATGGGCTAATTTATTAACTATTGATGATTTGCTAAAAGAAAATTATGATAATAAAATTTCTCTTATTTTTATTACTCCGACACTGTTTAAAACTGGAGACAAACATTTAAGATATCCGGATCCGGAAAAAATATTTAATAGCTTATTAATAAAATTCAATAAATATAGTCCTTATAAACTCAATGAAAAAGTAAAAGAAAAATTTAATACTATTAAAATAATTCAAAGAAAAACTCATTTAAAATACATATATTTTCCAAATTTTTATTTACAGGGATTTACAGGTAATGTAGTTTTTGAAATTCCTGAAGATAATTATGAATTAAAAAAGACAGCAAATATTTTATCTGATTTTGCATTTTATGCCGGAGTGGGGTATAAAACCACCATGGGATTAGGTCAAACACGAAGGGAGGAACCAGTTAATGTATAG
- a CDS encoding CRISPR-associated protein, translating into MYSNIVLTGGKSILGKFNLLGKFIEDNNIEHVKNLKSEDVEKWIEKVKVAFQNSKSDPKKVSVEYSLVHTLKEMNKLANNPDISIIHTNTKEGIISAKLNEYIFRKDFNANVILKGVDFDINDRIKLNKQYGEFMDILVTELQKGNIYNTFFSPTPGYKVMSYLGYVAGSFYGYKMGYLYEEGSVFQEVPPIPIKFDIEESIDYLYLIKEIQESEIKYNSLSKMEQEFIDNHTYFFDTIDGVVVLNAFGLFLFKNILTTEIFISDELKEMWDKLDNDKRKFVKTQIFELIRKIKLFKSNNNSYKGELMHNKSWEGKRFNKPYLYKSITGNIFRAVWDTDENKLNLYYIWLDHDKYEREYEKIMQKYQDYKCKNLLELI; encoded by the coding sequence ATGTATAGTAATATTGTTCTTACAGGGGGAAAATCAATTTTAGGCAAATTTAATTTATTAGGAAAATTTATTGAAGATAATAATATCGAACACGTTAAAAATTTAAAAAGTGAAGATGTTGAAAAATGGATAGAAAAAGTAAAAGTCGCCTTTCAAAACTCAAAAAGTGATCCTAAAAAAGTTAGTGTTGAATATTCTTTAGTACATACTTTAAAAGAAATGAATAAATTAGCAAATAATCCTGATATATCCATTATTCATACAAACACTAAAGAAGGTATTATCTCTGCAAAATTAAATGAATATATATTTAGAAAAGATTTTAATGCAAATGTGATTTTAAAAGGTGTAGATTTTGATATAAATGATAGAATAAAATTAAATAAACAATATGGTGAATTTATGGATATTCTTGTAACTGAATTACAAAAAGGAAATATTTATAACACCTTTTTCTCGCCAACACCTGGATATAAAGTTATGTCTTATTTAGGATATGTAGCTGGTTCATTTTATGGTTATAAAATGGGATATTTATATGAAGAAGGTTCTGTATTTCAGGAAGTTCCTCCAATCCCTATAAAGTTTGATATTGAAGAATCTATAGATTATTTATACTTAATAAAAGAAATTCAGGAATCAGAAATTAAATATAATTCTTTATCAAAAATGGAACAAGAGTTTATTGATAATCATACATACTTTTTTGATACCATTGATGGAGTAGTTGTTTTAAATGCCTTTGGATTATTTTTATTTAAAAATATTCTTACAACTGAAATATTTATTTCAGATGAATTAAAAGAAATGTGGGATAAACTTGATAATGATAAAAGAAAATTTGTAAAAACTCAAATTTTTGAGCTTATACGAAAAATAAAATTATTTAAAAGTAATAACAATTCTTATAAAGGAGAATTAATGCATAACAAATCCTGGGAAGGAAAAAGATTTAATAAACCTTATTTATATAAATCAATTACCGGAAATATTTTTAGAGCTGTTTGGGATACAGATGAAAATAAATTAAATTTATACTATATATGGTTAGATCATGATAAATATGAAAGA